Proteins from a genomic interval of Corythoichthys intestinalis isolate RoL2023-P3 chromosome 3, ASM3026506v1, whole genome shotgun sequence:
- the gltpa gene encoding glycolipid transfer protein codes for MALLLEHLFRPLPADRQVETRPFLEAASYLPPFFDCLGPTIFAPIKSDILANITKIKAVYDTNPGRFRTLQQILEVEKEMYGSQWPKVGATLALMWLKRGLRFIQVFLQSLLDGEKDENNPNLIRVNVAKAYELTLKRYHSWWVQQLFRAALFAAPYRSDFIKALSKGREVKEEECLEKLKKFMINFSATVDAIYELYNKMNADLDYRV; via the exons ATGGCTCTGCTGCTGGAGCACCTGTTCAGACCACTGCCGGCTGACAGACAGGTGGAAACCAGACCTTTTCTAGAGGCTGCATCCTACCTTCCACCATTCTTTG ACTGCCTTGGCCCGACTATCTTTGCACCCATCAAGTCTGATATTTTAGCAAATATTACA AAGATCAAGGCAGTCTATGACACCAACCCAGGACGCTTCAGGACCCTTCAACAGATTTTGGAGGTTGAGAAGGAAATGTATGGATCACAGTGGCCCAAAGTTGGAGCCACGCTGGCACTCATGTGGCTGAAAAG GGGTCTACGCTTTATCCAAGTGTTCCTTCAAAGCCTGCTTGATGGTGAAAAGGATGAAAATAACCCAAACCTCATTCGAGTCAATGTGGCCAAAGCATATGAATTGACATTGAAGCGATACCATAGTTGGTGGGTTCAACAGCTTTTTAGG GCAGCTCTTTTCGCTGCCCCATACAGGTCGGACTTCATAAAGGCGCTGTCCAAAGGCAGGGAAGTCAAGGAAGAAGAGTGTctggaaaaactaaaaaaattcaTGATCAATTTCTCTGCCACAGTCGATGCTATTTATGAGCTGTACAATAAAATGAATGCTGATCTTGACTATAGAGTCTGA